A genome region from Deinococcus sp. KNUC1210 includes the following:
- a CDS encoding VanW family protein yields MKPPALLASVLLAALLSSAASAAASFKLVLHAQEPRIEGGGVIKTEVVKSWPMNAKGIEFSRQAGKFSTLLTAGLDIAERQIGARTAKSATFRNVGGHWIARQQNGWTLDRAATKANILKAALAGQDSAEAVYTVTAPQRSVQLLAERGVLSHVSSGSSSYRGSPGFRETNILVGAQKLDNFFVAPGHTFDFAREVGDISASTGFVKGYVISGGTLEKEDGGGLCQVSTTIFRAMYRAGLPIVERHEHSHRVEYYDPVGFEATVYAPQKNLRMKNDTAAYLFVQASWDRHAQTLRFDLFGAAPTRTVRIAKPVVTAFRPPAQPSYTPDDRVRAGGGGSSTCRCRA; encoded by the coding sequence ATGAAGCCTCCTGCGCTGCTCGCCTCTGTTCTGCTGGCTGCTCTGTTATCGTCCGCCGCTTCTGCTGCTGCTTCCTTCAAACTGGTGCTGCACGCTCAGGAACCTCGCATCGAGGGTGGCGGCGTCATCAAAACCGAGGTCGTCAAATCATGGCCGATGAATGCCAAGGGAATTGAGTTCAGTCGGCAGGCCGGGAAATTCAGCACGCTCCTGACAGCGGGGCTGGACATTGCCGAGCGGCAGATCGGCGCCCGCACTGCGAAATCTGCCACCTTCCGCAACGTGGGCGGGCACTGGATCGCTCGCCAGCAGAACGGCTGGACGCTCGACCGTGCCGCCACCAAAGCGAACATCCTGAAGGCGGCCCTGGCGGGGCAGGACAGCGCCGAAGCCGTCTACACGGTGACGGCTCCGCAGCGCAGCGTGCAGCTTCTGGCCGAGCGGGGCGTACTGTCCCACGTATCCAGCGGCAGCAGTTCGTATCGGGGCAGCCCCGGTTTCCGCGAAACCAATATTCTGGTCGGTGCTCAGAAGCTCGACAACTTCTTCGTTGCGCCCGGTCATACCTTCGATTTCGCCAGAGAAGTGGGCGACATCAGCGCCAGCACAGGCTTCGTGAAGGGCTACGTCATCAGTGGGGGCACGCTCGAAAAGGAGGACGGCGGCGGTCTGTGTCAGGTGTCCACGACCATCTTCCGGGCCATGTACAGGGCGGGTCTGCCCATCGTCGAGCGCCATGAACACTCGCACCGCGTGGAGTATTACGACCCGGTGGGCTTCGAGGCCACGGTATACGCGCCCCAGAAAAACCTGCGGATGAAGAACGATACCGCCGCGTATCTGTTCGTGCAGGCGAGCTGGGATCGGCACGCTCAGACGCTGCGCTTCGACCTGTTCGGGGCGGCCCCCACGCGCACGGTCAGGATCGCCAAGCCCGTTGTGACCGCCTTCAGACCGCCCGCGCAGCCCAGCTACACGCCCGATGACCGGGTGAGGGCCGGGGGCGGCGGCTCCTCGACGTGCCGATGCAGGGCATGA
- a CDS encoding vancomycin high temperature exclusion protein → MKASGRGLRRVWPWLGVLCVALLLGLVLTNRVVERAAVGRHFSSVSDLPARKVALVLGTSPSVAGRPNPYYTARMDAAAALYRAGKAQAFILSGDNSTRFYDEPSAMKRDLIARGIPAARLYLDDAGFRTLDSVVRAQKIFGQSSFVVVSQKFHNERAIFLARRRGLDAIGYDAADVVGVGGLKTQARELFARASAVLDVTLLKTQPKFLGAAIKIP, encoded by the coding sequence ATGAAAGCCAGCGGGAGAGGACTGCGCCGCGTCTGGCCCTGGCTCGGCGTGCTGTGCGTGGCGCTCCTGCTGGGGCTGGTCCTCACAAACCGCGTGGTGGAGCGTGCCGCCGTGGGCCGCCACTTTTCCAGTGTCAGCGACCTTCCGGCCCGCAAGGTGGCGCTGGTCCTGGGCACGAGTCCCAGCGTCGCTGGTCGCCCGAACCCGTATTACACCGCACGCATGGACGCGGCGGCAGCGCTCTACCGGGCAGGCAAAGCGCAGGCGTTCATTCTCTCGGGCGACAATTCCACCCGTTTCTACGATGAACCCAGCGCCATGAAACGCGACCTGATTGCACGGGGCATTCCGGCGGCGCGGCTTTACCTCGACGACGCCGGGTTTCGCACGCTCGATTCGGTGGTGCGGGCGCAGAAAATCTTCGGCCAGTCGAGCTTCGTGGTGGTGTCGCAGAAGTTTCATAACGAGCGGGCGATCTTTCTGGCACGGCGGCGCGGCCTGGATGCCATTGGGTATGACGCTGCCGATGTGGTGGGTGTGGGCGGCCTGAAAACGCAGGCCCGCGAACTGTTCGCCCGTGCCAGTGCCGTGCTCGACGTAACCCTGCTGAAGACTCAGCCGAAGTTTCTGGGAGCCGCGATCAAGATTCCGTAA
- a CDS encoding VOC family protein, whose product MLKHVSFTTASADAVIRFYTGLGASVSKDLVTSEGWRRLVLSFEGGGKLQFFEVPPAAAQPTQAAEVRETQPDEHVLPSHPAPASSLLHPSHAWMEHIALYLPDLTAAVAALKAQGVTFARDLTLSPSGNPMAFALDPDGRQVELLQA is encoded by the coding sequence ATGCTCAAGCACGTCTCGTTCACCACTGCCAGCGCCGACGCCGTGATCCGTTTCTATACCGGGCTGGGCGCGAGTGTCAGCAAGGATCTGGTTACTTCGGAGGGCTGGCGGCGGTTGGTGCTGAGTTTTGAGGGCGGCGGCAAGCTGCAATTCTTCGAGGTGCCGCCCGCTGCCGCGCAGCCGACCCAGGCGGCGGAAGTGCGCGAGACGCAGCCGGATGAACATGTGCTGCCCTCGCACCCGGCCCCGGCCTCCAGCCTGCTGCACCCCTCGCACGCCTGGATGGAGCATATCGCCCTGTACCTGCCCGATCTGACGGCGGCTGTCGCGGCCCTCAAAGCGCAGGGTGTGACCTTTGCCCGCGACCTGACGCTCAGCCCCAGCGGCAATCCGATGGCCTTCGCGCTCGATCCCGACGGGCGACAGGTCGAGCTGCTTCAGGCATGA
- a CDS encoding aldo/keto reductase, with amino-acid sequence MEYRKLLGTDLTVSAVGFGVWTVGTTWWGVKDEEMGKRLLREAFEQGVTLFDNGDTYASGRAEAMQKEALGDVRDQLVVATKFGYDIYNNPERPGQQERPHDWTPAYLRKALEGSLTRLGTDRIDYYQLHNPRLDAIERGSALADDLWAELEALKSQGLIRAYGTALGPALNERQQAEGVASIRERRAPTQIIYNLLEQLLGEVILPVAEQEGVSVLTRVPHASGLLEGYMDLNTTFAPGDHRNWRLTTNEKRKAWMEDGLKKVELLQPFLEGRSIGQLALQFALHSPFMASVIPNIYDEAGLKTYTSLDDARPLSPEEYAQIQALYRDNFGLTTNLIGEVVR; translated from the coding sequence ATGGAATACCGCAAGTTACTCGGCACCGACCTGACCGTGAGCGCGGTCGGATTTGGCGTATGGACCGTGGGCACGACGTGGTGGGGCGTGAAAGACGAAGAGATGGGCAAACGTCTGCTGCGCGAGGCCTTCGAGCAGGGCGTCACGCTGTTCGACAACGGCGACACCTACGCGTCTGGCCGCGCCGAGGCCATGCAGAAGGAAGCCCTGGGCGACGTGCGCGATCAGCTCGTGGTGGCGACCAAGTTCGGCTACGACATCTACAACAACCCCGAGCGCCCCGGTCAGCAGGAGCGCCCGCACGACTGGACGCCCGCGTATCTGAGAAAGGCGCTGGAAGGCAGCCTGACCCGGCTGGGCACCGACCGTATCGACTACTATCAGCTTCACAATCCGCGCCTGGACGCCATCGAGCGCGGTTCGGCACTGGCCGACGATCTGTGGGCCGAACTGGAAGCGCTGAAGTCGCAGGGGCTGATCCGCGCCTACGGAACCGCCCTGGGGCCAGCGCTGAACGAGCGCCAGCAGGCAGAAGGCGTCGCCAGCATCCGGGAGCGCCGCGCCCCCACCCAGATCATCTATAACCTGCTGGAACAGCTGCTGGGCGAGGTCATTCTGCCGGTGGCCGAGCAGGAGGGCGTGAGCGTGCTGACCCGCGTGCCGCACGCTTCCGGACTGCTGGAAGGCTACATGGACCTGAACACCACCTTCGCGCCGGGCGACCACCGCAACTGGCGACTGACCACCAACGAGAAGCGCAAGGCCTGGATGGAAGACGGCCTGAAGAAAGTGGAACTGCTCCAGCCGTTTCTGGAGGGGCGCAGCATCGGTCAGCTGGCGCTGCAATTCGCGCTGCACAGCCCCTTTATGGCCAGCGTGATTCCCAACATCTACGACGAGGCGGGCCTGAAGACCTATACCAGCCTGGACGACGCCCGCCCGCTGTCGCCGGAGGAATACGCGCAGATTCAGGCGCTGTACCGCGACAATTTCGGCCTGACCACCAACCTGATCGGCGAAGTGGTGCGCTAG
- a CDS encoding chlorite dismutase family protein, with product MMVDLDPSGQVTQRDPDRAQRQYLNYAFYKLDASFRRLPRDEQEDMKRELQQAIEGWTNAPAEKGLIVRTYSTVGTRAEADFMLWRIAFDLADFQEAQARINRTRMGGYLTQPRNFISMQKRSQYVNRIEGSGHGLELLPGQGRYLFVYPFVKTRAWYDLSPHARQGMMDEHIYASGPFKGVRLNTSYSYGIDDQEFIVAFDSEYPQEFVDLVGRLRYTEASLYTLSDTPMYTCIKKDVAGILNDLA from the coding sequence ATGATGGTGGATCTCGATCCCAGCGGGCAGGTGACGCAGCGCGACCCAGACCGCGCCCAGCGCCAGTATCTGAACTACGCCTTCTACAAGCTGGACGCCTCGTTTCGCCGCCTGCCCCGCGACGAGCAGGAGGATATGAAACGCGAACTCCAGCAGGCCATCGAGGGCTGGACGAACGCGCCCGCCGAGAAGGGGCTGATCGTGCGGACGTACAGCACGGTGGGCACCCGTGCCGAGGCCGATTTCATGCTGTGGCGCATCGCGTTCGATCTGGCCGATTTTCAGGAGGCGCAGGCCCGTATCAACCGCACCCGCATGGGCGGTTACCTGACGCAGCCGCGCAACTTCATTTCGATGCAGAAACGCAGCCAGTACGTCAACCGCATCGAAGGATCGGGGCACGGGCTGGAACTGCTGCCGGGGCAGGGACGCTACCTGTTCGTGTATCCGTTCGTGAAGACGCGGGCGTGGTACGACCTGTCGCCGCACGCCCGCCAGGGCATGATGGACGAGCATATCTATGCCAGCGGCCCCTTCAAGGGGGTGCGCCTGAACACCAGTTACAGCTACGGCATCGACGATCAGGAATTCATCGTGGCCTTCGACTCGGAATACCCGCAGGAATTCGTCGATCTGGTGGGGCGGCTGCGCTACACCGAGGCGAGCCTCTATACGCTGTCCGACACGCCCATGTACACCTGCATCAAGAAGGATGTGGCGGGCATTCTGAACGATCTGGCCTAG
- a CDS encoding enoyl-CoA hydratase/isomerase family protein produces the protein MSQPSEAVVLHDLNNGVLTLTMNRPASLNSANDALLLTLTQMIREAGDTPEVRVVVLTGAGRGFCAGADLSQMAGNQSSPTRFSEHLEHTFNPLIRAIADCPRPVISAVNGVAAGAGASLALAGDIRLWSSAASAVQIFSNIGLVPDSGATWMLPRSVGYARAFELMAFAEKVTPDAALHMGLCEHVFAESNFAADVQAYAERLAARPLTALTLTKQALRQGLNGTLNDALLTEAGLQDVAGQSWEHREGVTAFLQKRAADFLTPKKPQ, from the coding sequence ATGTCACAACCGAGCGAAGCTGTGGTGCTGCACGACCTGAACAACGGCGTACTGACCCTGACCATGAACCGCCCTGCCAGCCTGAACAGCGCCAACGACGCGTTGCTGCTGACCCTGACGCAGATGATCCGTGAGGCGGGCGACACGCCAGAGGTGCGGGTCGTCGTGCTGACGGGGGCCGGACGGGGCTTCTGCGCGGGTGCCGACCTGAGCCAGATGGCTGGCAATCAAAGCAGCCCGACACGCTTCAGCGAACATCTGGAGCACACCTTCAACCCGCTGATCCGTGCCATTGCCGACTGTCCGCGCCCCGTCATCTCGGCGGTGAACGGGGTGGCGGCGGGCGCGGGCGCGAGCCTCGCACTGGCGGGCGATATCCGGCTGTGGAGTTCGGCGGCGAGCGCCGTCCAGATCTTCTCGAATATCGGTCTGGTCCCCGACTCCGGCGCAACCTGGATGCTGCCGCGCTCGGTGGGCTATGCGCGGGCCTTCGAGCTGATGGCCTTTGCCGAGAAGGTGACGCCCGACGCGGCCCTGCACATGGGCCTGTGCGAACACGTCTTTGCCGAGAGCAACTTCGCCGCCGACGTGCAGGCCTACGCCGAGCGTCTGGCAGCCCGCCCGCTCACCGCCCTGACCCTGACCAAGCAGGCGCTGCGCCAGGGGCTGAACGGGACGCTGAACGACGCGCTCCTGACCGAAGCCGGGCTTCAGGATGTGGCGGGCCAGAGCTGGGAACACCGCGAGGGCGTCACGGCCTTTTTGCAGAAGCGGGCAGCCGATTTCCTGACTCCGAAAAAGCCGCAGTAG
- a CDS encoding DUF4188 domain-containing protein: MTQETAPLSTPAVATVPATRPDTAARRPMRQRAELSGDFVVFLIGMRINRPLRVRSWLPVVQAMPKMIRELEMHPELGLLGTRFAGLTLIQYWRSQEQLLAYARSRDSVHLPAWQAFNRRARDSGGDVGIWHETYMVRAGEYENVYVDMPAMGLGRAGTLVNAGGTR, translated from the coding sequence ATGACCCAGGAAACTGCACCGCTGAGCACCCCCGCTGTCGCCACCGTTCCGGCCACCCGTCCCGACACCGCCGCCCGCAGGCCCATGCGCCAGCGTGCCGAGCTGAGCGGTGACTTCGTGGTGTTCCTGATCGGCATGCGGATCAATCGCCCGCTGCGCGTTCGTTCTTGGCTGCCGGTGGTGCAGGCGATGCCGAAGATGATCCGCGAGCTTGAAATGCACCCGGAACTGGGCCTGCTGGGAACGCGGTTTGCTGGCCTCACCCTGATCCAGTACTGGCGCAGTCAGGAACAGCTGCTGGCCTACGCCCGCTCACGCGATTCGGTGCATCTGCCCGCGTGGCAGGCGTTCAACCGCCGGGCCAGAGACAGCGGCGGCGACGTGGGCATCTGGCACGAGACGTACATGGTGCGGGCCGGAGAGTACGAGAACGTGTATGTCGATATGCCCGCGATGGGCCTGGGGCGGGCTGGGACCCTGGTGAACGCTGGCGGAACCCGCTAG
- a CDS encoding PadR family transcriptional regulator, with the protein MTDASPPQAVVSLGPVSFIVLGMLATCGPMTSYELKREVDNSVGYFWSFPRSQLYAEPQRLSRLGYLEEQQEDSGRRRRVFSITETGRGALHDWLAQSAGAGELRDPGLLKLFFSASGPAGTAQAIAAEQEALHQQRLAEYVRLQNSTDDSAQPLSPTLRMGLLYEEASVKFWRELAQQEQENVPVGAPDARIS; encoded by the coding sequence GTGACCGATGCAAGTCCCCCTCAAGCTGTGGTGTCGCTCGGCCCGGTGAGTTTCATCGTGCTGGGGATGCTCGCCACATGTGGCCCGATGACCTCCTACGAACTGAAGCGCGAGGTAGACAACTCGGTCGGCTATTTCTGGAGTTTTCCGCGCTCGCAGCTGTACGCCGAACCGCAGCGTCTGAGCCGTCTGGGGTATCTGGAGGAGCAGCAGGAAGACAGCGGACGGCGGCGGCGGGTGTTCTCGATTACCGAGACGGGCCGGGGAGCCCTGCACGACTGGCTGGCTCAGAGTGCCGGAGCCGGAGAACTGCGCGATCCGGGGTTGCTCAAGCTGTTCTTCTCGGCGTCGGGGCCAGCGGGCACGGCACAGGCCATCGCTGCCGAGCAGGAGGCCCTGCACCAGCAACGACTCGCTGAATACGTCCGGCTTCAGAACAGCACCGACGACTCTGCTCAGCCGCTGAGTCCGACGCTGCGAATGGGCCTGCTATACGAGGAAGCCTCGGTGAAATTCTGGCGCGAACTGGCGCAGCAGGAACAGGAAAACGTGCCCGTCGGCGCTCCCGACGCCCGCATTTCCTGA
- a CDS encoding putative quinol monooxygenase — protein MIISLGYITVPVDHDATVSRMLTGLAAQTRTEPGCVAYFVSRDLETPGRFLITENWASLEQMQTHLGLPHIGPAVEALQEMGVTELSITAYEAGDPMTMM, from the coding sequence ATGATCATTTCGCTCGGATACATCACCGTTCCCGTCGACCACGACGCCACCGTTTCCCGGATGTTGACGGGGCTGGCAGCCCAGACGCGCACCGAGCCGGGCTGTGTGGCGTACTTCGTCTCCCGCGATCTGGAAACGCCGGGAAGATTTCTCATCACCGAGAACTGGGCCAGCCTGGAGCAGATGCAGACACACCTGGGGCTGCCGCACATCGGGCCAGCGGTGGAGGCACTTCAGGAAATGGGTGTCACCGAACTCAGCATCACCGCCTACGAAGCGGGCGACCCGATGACGATGATGTAA
- a CDS encoding adenine deaminase, whose product MHDLPLKTDPFDVAQRQRLVRVALGQEAADTVIVNAQIVDVLTRELYTADVALAGGRIAGVGSGYRAPETIDAHGAFLAPGFMDAHIHIESSLLTPARFAQAVRPHGTTGVVAEPHELVNVLGLHGLHWMLEAGRGSGLRVYASLPSCVPASEYERGGAVLTAPDIREGLTVPGVLGLAEMMNYPGVLSSDTGVWSVLEQAQGRRDGHAAGLRGAQVQAYAAAGIHSDHEAVTPQEALERLRAGLWLMVREGSAARNLDALLPVLRGDWSGGRPPRRTMLVSDDVSVDELLELGHLDRLMKTCVAGGMHPADALALVTCNPAEYWGLHDLGAVCPGYHADLVLLKDLQGFEVLETWVGGQRGLNAGTTPALPGGAVSLGAEWERASFEPPASWPVIGVRPDQIVTDTLPSGSGDTRLVVSDRYGRGEVAACWAAGLHLERGAVALSVLHDAHHVIAAGADAGSIRAAGRALEALGGGAVVVDETGRVLAELPLPFAGLMSDAPPQTAAQQAEDIKAALHSLGCTLPYPVTTLSFLGLTVIPSLKLTPRGLFDVNGWRLVGEAVMRDA is encoded by the coding sequence ATGCATGACCTTCCCCTAAAGACAGACCCCTTCGACGTGGCCCAGCGGCAGCGACTGGTGCGGGTGGCGCTGGGCCAGGAAGCCGCCGACACCGTGATCGTGAACGCGCAGATCGTGGACGTGTTGACCCGCGAGCTCTATACCGCCGATGTGGCACTGGCGGGTGGACGCATCGCGGGCGTGGGCAGCGGCTACCGCGCCCCTGAAACCATCGACGCGCACGGGGCGTTTCTGGCTCCGGGCTTCATGGACGCCCATATTCACATCGAATCGAGCCTGCTGACGCCTGCCCGTTTTGCCCAGGCGGTGCGCCCACACGGCACGACCGGCGTGGTGGCCGAGCCACACGAACTGGTGAACGTGCTGGGCCTGCACGGACTGCACTGGATGCTGGAGGCCGGGCGGGGCAGCGGGCTGCGGGTCTATGCCAGCCTGCCCTCGTGCGTGCCCGCCAGCGAATACGAGCGCGGCGGCGCGGTGCTGACGGCTCCGGACATCCGCGAGGGACTGACGGTGCCGGGCGTGCTGGGGCTGGCCGAGATGATGAACTATCCGGGTGTACTGAGTAGTGACACAGGCGTATGGAGCGTGCTGGAGCAGGCGCAGGGGCGGCGCGACGGCCACGCGGCAGGACTGCGCGGAGCACAGGTGCAGGCGTATGCGGCGGCGGGCATCCACTCGGACCACGAGGCCGTGACGCCACAGGAGGCGCTGGAACGGCTGCGGGCGGGCCTGTGGCTGATGGTGCGCGAGGGATCGGCGGCCCGCAATCTGGACGCGCTGCTGCCGGTGCTGCGCGGCGACTGGAGCGGAGGCAGACCGCCGCGCCGCACCATGCTGGTCAGCGACGATGTGAGCGTGGATGAGCTGCTGGAACTGGGCCACCTCGACCGCCTGATGAAGACCTGTGTGGCGGGCGGCATGCACCCCGCCGACGCACTGGCACTGGTGACCTGCAACCCCGCCGAATACTGGGGCCTGCACGATCTGGGTGCGGTCTGCCCCGGCTATCACGCCGATCTGGTGCTGCTGAAGGATTTGCAGGGCTTCGAGGTGCTGGAAACCTGGGTAGGCGGTCAGCGTGGCCTGAACGCAGGCACGACGCCTGCCCTGCCCGGCGGCGCGGTCAGCCTGGGGGCAGAGTGGGAGCGTGCCAGCTTCGAGCCGCCTGCCTCCTGGCCGGTGATCGGCGTGCGGCCCGACCAGATCGTGACCGATACCCTGCCCAGCGGCAGCGGCGATACCCGGCTGGTGGTATCGGATCGGTACGGGCGCGGCGAGGTGGCGGCGTGCTGGGCGGCGGGTCTTCATCTGGAGCGCGGTGCGGTGGCCCTGAGCGTGCTGCACGACGCACACCACGTCATCGCGGCGGGGGCAGACGCGGGCAGCATCCGGGCAGCGGGGCGGGCACTGGAAGCGCTGGGCGGCGGCGCGGTGGTGGTGGACGAGACCGGGCGCGTGCTGGCCGAGTTGCCGCTCCCCTTCGCAGGCCTGATGAGCGACGCGCCGCCGCAGACCGCAGCGCAGCAGGCCGAGGACATCAAGGCCGCGCTGCACAGCCTGGGCTGCACCCTCCCCTACCCGGTCACCACGCTCAGCTTCCTGGGCCTGACGGTCATTCCCTCGCTGAAACTGACGCCGCGTGGCCTGTTCGATGTAAACGGCTGGCGACTGGTGGGGGAAGCGGTGATGCGTGATGCGTGA
- a CDS encoding 2Fe-2S iron-sulfur cluster-binding protein, translated as MPTLTVPGHPTPIEAHEHERLVLALERGGVDVLHRCGGVARCTTCRVSFTSGEPNTMTQAEYDKLTEKDLLGQVRLSCQILCDHDMSLQPLQTVSSSGLEAGKAPAEHIEPPAVWRQQTTD; from the coding sequence ATGCCCACGCTGACTGTCCCCGGACACCCCACCCCCATTGAAGCCCACGAGCACGAACGCCTGGTGCTGGCGCTGGAGCGCGGCGGCGTGGATGTGCTGCACCGCTGCGGCGGCGTGGCCCGCTGCACCACCTGCCGCGTGTCGTTTACTTCTGGCGAGCCGAACACCATGACCCAGGCCGAATACGACAAGCTGACCGAAAAGGATCTGCTGGGACAGGTGCGGCTGTCGTGTCAGATTCTGTGCGACCACGATATGAGCCTTCAGCCGCTGCAAACGGTCAGCAGCAGCGGTCTGGAAGCGGGCAAGGCTCCCGCAGAACACATCGAGCCGCCAGCGGTCTGGAGACAGCAGACGACCGACTGA
- a CDS encoding nitroreductase family protein: MELLEGMLGRRTTNGPFRPEAVSREHQHLLMRVAAAAPSHFNSQPWRFVLIEQPQTIQAIAEHAGQSMQELIGRGIFFERYRRYFRFTQAEMDERRDGIFIDHLPGPLRPFTRQIFSDTGLKLMRQLGVPARLGEDNRKLVAGSPLLMAVLLDREEYRPGELSAFYSVFGMGGAVVNIWNTVGSLGMGIQFVSTPMEIPERWQAIQTLLKVPDNLALMAVYRLGYLESGDKRPSIDWSSRHRKRVAQYVFREDCTRPEEES; this comes from the coding sequence ATGGAACTTCTAGAGGGCATGCTGGGCCGCCGCACCACCAACGGGCCGTTTCGCCCGGAGGCGGTCAGCCGCGAACACCAGCACCTGCTGATGCGGGTCGCCGCCGCCGCACCCAGCCACTTCAACTCGCAGCCGTGGCGCTTCGTGCTGATCGAACAGCCGCAGACCATCCAGGCGATTGCCGAACACGCCGGACAGAGCATGCAGGAACTCATCGGGCGCGGCATCTTCTTCGAGCGCTACCGCCGCTACTTCCGCTTCACACAGGCCGAGATGGACGAGCGCCGCGACGGTATTTTCATCGACCACCTGCCGGGGCCGCTGCGCCCGTTCACCCGGCAGATCTTCAGCGACACCGGCCTGAAACTGATGCGGCAGCTGGGGGTGCCTGCCCGCCTGGGCGAAGACAACCGCAAACTCGTGGCGGGCAGCCCGCTGCTGATGGCGGTGCTGCTCGACCGCGAAGAGTACCGCCCCGGCGAACTCAGCGCCTTTTACAGCGTGTTCGGAATGGGCGGCGCGGTGGTCAACATCTGGAACACGGTCGGCTCGCTGGGCATGGGCATTCAGTTCGTAAGTACCCCGATGGAGATTCCAGAGCGCTGGCAGGCCATCCAGACGCTGTTGAAGGTGCCAGACAACCTGGCACTGATGGCGGTTTATCGGCTGGGCTACCTGGAAAGCGGCGACAAGCGGCCCAGCATCGACTGGAGCAGCCGTCACCGCAAGCGGGTGGCGCAGTATGTCTTCCGCGAGGACTGCACGCGGCCTGAAGAGGAGAGCTAA
- a CDS encoding aldo/keto reductase, translated as MTQNSSNEVNAAASGQFKIGGELQVNRLGFGAMRITGKGIWGEPDDREEALRVLKRLPELGVDFIDTADSYGPYVSEDLIAQALAPYGETVVATKGALTRHGPDIWLPVGRPEYLRQCVLMSLRRLKLDQIPLWQLHRIDAKVPQDEQFGVMKQMQQEGLIRHLGLSEVSVDEIKAAQQVFEVATVQNLYNLVTRQSEDVLDYCESQNIGFIPWFPLAAGNLARPGSLLDDLSRKYESTASGIALAWVLKRSSVMLPIPGTSKVKHLEENVAAAGIQLDDADFAALSEQGKQEEARARAEHEAKRAAKR; from the coding sequence ATGACACAGAACAGCAGCAACGAAGTGAACGCCGCCGCGAGCGGGCAATTCAAGATAGGTGGCGAGTTGCAGGTCAATCGTCTGGGCTTCGGAGCCATGCGGATTACCGGCAAAGGCATCTGGGGCGAACCGGACGACCGCGAAGAAGCGCTGCGCGTGCTGAAGCGCCTGCCGGAACTGGGTGTGGATTTCATCGACACCGCCGACAGCTACGGCCCCTACGTCTCGGAAGACCTGATCGCGCAGGCGCTGGCCCCCTACGGCGAAACCGTCGTTGCCACCAAAGGCGCCCTGACCCGGCACGGCCCGGATATCTGGCTGCCGGTGGGCCGCCCGGAATACCTGCGCCAGTGCGTGCTGATGAGCCTGCGCCGCCTGAAGCTCGACCAGATTCCGCTGTGGCAGCTGCACCGCATCGATGCCAAGGTGCCGCAGGATGAGCAGTTCGGCGTGATGAAGCAGATGCAGCAGGAAGGGCTGATCCGTCATCTGGGACTGTCGGAAGTGAGCGTGGACGAGATCAAGGCGGCGCAGCAGGTCTTTGAGGTCGCCACCGTGCAGAACCTGTACAACCTGGTCACGCGCCAGTCGGAAGACGTGCTCGACTACTGCGAGTCGCAGAACATCGGCTTTATTCCCTGGTTTCCGCTGGCAGCGGGCAACCTGGCCCGTCCCGGCAGTCTGCTCGACGACCTGAGCCGCAAGTACGAGAGCACCGCCAGCGGCATCGCTCTGGCGTGGGTGCTCAAGCGCTCGTCCGTGATGCTGCCGATTCCCGGTACCAGCAAGGTGAAGCACCTTGAGGAAAATGTGGCAGCTGCTGGCATCCAGCTCGACGACGCCGACTTTGCCGCTCTCAGCGAACAGGGCAAGCAGGAAGAAGCGCGTGCCAGAGCAGAACACGAAGCGAAACGGGCCGCGAAACGCTGA